A single window of Anaerocolumna chitinilytica DNA harbors:
- a CDS encoding GNAT family N-acetyltransferase, which yields MRTPVLETDRLILRPLRAADAEEVYHNWGSDPEVSRFMSWSTHENVEVTRQWLIAAEANIDIDGVYEWGFERKSDHKIIGCGGIFFKDYKRMYELGYNIMKDCWHQGYTTEAARRILKFAITELNQRYIYAYHAKGNPNSGKVMEKVGFYYIGDREYDSMDGTKHFEAREYLFEAKTNRYLNNDKSYLSQKHGIVKSDSI from the coding sequence ATGAGAACACCGGTATTGGAAACTGACAGACTCATTTTAAGACCTTTAAGAGCAGCAGATGCAGAGGAGGTATACCACAACTGGGGAAGTGACCCTGAGGTATCCAGATTCATGAGCTGGAGCACCCATGAGAATGTTGAAGTCACCAGACAATGGCTGATAGCGGCAGAGGCTAATATTGATATAGACGGTGTCTATGAATGGGGCTTTGAAAGAAAATCCGATCATAAGATAATTGGCTGCGGAGGGATATTCTTTAAAGATTACAAAAGAATGTACGAGCTTGGCTATAATATTATGAAGGACTGCTGGCATCAGGGATATACCACAGAAGCAGCCAGAAGAATCCTAAAGTTTGCTATTACAGAGTTAAATCAAAGGTATATCTACGCCTATCACGCAAAGGGGAACCCCAATTCCGGCAAGGTTATGGAGAAGGTGGGATTTTATTATATCGGAGACAGGGAATATGACAGTATGGACGGCACGAAGCACTTTGAGGCAAGAGAATACTTGTTTGAAGCAAAAACGAATAGATATTTGAATAATGACAAATCCTATTTGAGTCAAAAGCATGGAATTGTGAAGTCTGACAGTATATGA
- a CDS encoding HPr family phosphocarrier protein, which yields MKEFNHIIADPEGIHARPAGELVKLLKEYKSVVTINMNGKSADARRIFAVMGLGVKQGQEILITAEGEDEAEAVVALESFFQNKL from the coding sequence ATGAAAGAATTTAATCATATCATTGCGGATCCGGAAGGTATTCATGCAAGACCTGCCGGAGAATTGGTAAAATTATTAAAGGAATATAAATCCGTTGTTACTATTAACATGAATGGGAAAAGTGCGGATGCCAGAAGAATTTTCGCGGTTATGGGACTTGGTGTAAAACAGGGACAGGAAATACTGATAACAGCTGAAGGTGAGGATGAGGCAGAAGCCGTTGTTGCATTGGAGAGTTTCTTTCAGAATAAATTGTAA
- a CDS encoding PTS fructose transporter subunit IIABC — MRISELLSKESIALKAMPADKTEALEQAVTLMVKSGKISDREQYIKQVFEREKEGTTGIGEGIAIPHGKCQGVKTPGLAAMVIPEGVDFDSLDGEPVHLLFLIAAPNSSDNVHLDVLSKLSVLLMNEEFVERLKKAESTEEFLQVIDDADEEAPASNEVPQELKDTSDSKSYTFNILAVTSCPTGIAHTYMAAEGLEKAARANQCFIKVETRGSGGAKNVLTEAEIAKADCIIVAADAKVPMERFDGHKVIECQVSDGISKADQLIKRAMKGDVPVYHADNKGSQEARTSSGGNSLTHQIYKHLMNGVSHMLPFVVGGGILIAIAFLIDSMSIDMTTVSGEVRANFGSITPAAALFKSIGGAAFGFMLPILAGYIAMSIGDRPGLAVGIIGGYIAAHGKSGFLGALVAGFLAGYIIVLLRKLFDKLPETIEKLAPVLLYPLIGILLIGLIMTFVVEPPIGFLNTALNNALTGMGTSSKILLGAIVAGMMAIDMGGPFNKAAYVFGTASIVAGNYDIMAAVMIGGMVPPCAIALASLIFRSKFTKAERETAPANFIMGLAFITEGAIPFAAADPLKVLPSCILGSAFAGALSMGFGSTLMAPHGGIFVFPVVGHPFLYLMALVLGTLVAAGMLGLLKKRITD; from the coding sequence ATGAGAATCTCAGAGTTATTAAGCAAAGAGAGCATAGCACTGAAAGCAATGCCAGCTGATAAGACGGAAGCGCTGGAACAGGCAGTCACATTGATGGTGAAAAGCGGAAAAATAAGTGACAGAGAGCAGTATATCAAACAGGTATTTGAACGTGAAAAAGAAGGCACCACCGGAATCGGAGAAGGTATTGCCATTCCCCATGGTAAATGCCAGGGAGTGAAAACCCCGGGACTGGCGGCTATGGTTATCCCTGAGGGTGTGGATTTTGATTCCCTGGATGGAGAACCGGTACATCTGCTGTTTCTTATAGCGGCACCTAATTCCAGTGATAATGTACATCTGGATGTACTGAGTAAGTTATCGGTACTGCTGATGAATGAGGAATTTGTAGAGAGACTAAAGAAGGCGGAATCAACAGAAGAATTTTTACAGGTAATTGATGATGCAGATGAGGAGGCTCCTGCTAGTAATGAAGTCCCACAGGAGCTGAAGGATACTAGTGACAGTAAAAGTTATACCTTTAATATTCTAGCTGTTACCTCCTGTCCTACGGGAATTGCTCATACCTATATGGCTGCAGAAGGGTTAGAAAAGGCAGCCAGGGCTAATCAGTGCTTTATCAAGGTGGAGACCAGAGGCTCAGGCGGGGCTAAAAATGTTCTGACAGAAGCAGAGATTGCAAAAGCAGACTGCATTATTGTAGCAGCAGATGCCAAGGTACCCATGGAGCGTTTTGACGGACATAAAGTCATTGAATGCCAGGTGTCTGATGGTATCAGTAAAGCGGATCAACTGATAAAGCGTGCTATGAAGGGGGACGTCCCTGTATATCACGCTGATAATAAAGGCTCACAGGAAGCAAGGACTTCATCTGGAGGAAATTCATTGACACATCAAATCTATAAGCATCTTATGAACGGTGTATCCCATATGCTCCCCTTTGTAGTTGGCGGTGGTATATTGATTGCTATTGCTTTTTTGATTGATTCCATGTCCATTGATATGACAACAGTATCCGGTGAAGTCAGAGCAAATTTTGGATCTATAACACCTGCTGCTGCGTTGTTTAAGTCCATCGGCGGAGCCGCCTTTGGTTTTATGCTGCCGATACTGGCAGGCTATATTGCCATGAGTATTGGAGACAGGCCAGGTCTTGCTGTAGGTATTATTGGCGGGTATATTGCAGCACACGGTAAGTCCGGATTTCTAGGTGCTTTGGTGGCCGGGTTTTTGGCAGGTTATATTATAGTACTTTTACGCAAGCTTTTTGACAAGCTGCCGGAAACCATAGAAAAGCTGGCGCCGGTTTTACTTTATCCGCTTATCGGTATTCTCTTAATCGGTTTAATTATGACCTTTGTAGTGGAACCGCCTATTGGTTTCCTTAATACCGCCTTAAATAATGCCCTGACGGGTATGGGGACAAGCAGTAAGATTCTGCTTGGAGCTATTGTGGCTGGTATGATGGCTATTGATATGGGTGGACCTTTTAATAAGGCGGCTTATGTATTTGGAACAGCATCTATCGTAGCAGGCAATTATGATATAATGGCGGCTGTTATGATTGGTGGTATGGTACCGCCTTGTGCCATTGCTTTGGCATCGCTGATATTCCGAAGTAAATTTACCAAAGCAGAGAGAGAAACTGCTCCTGCCAACTTTATTATGGGATTGGCTTTTATAACAGAAGGAGCGATTCCCTTTGCTGCTGCTGATCCCTTAAAAGTATTGCCCTCCTGCATACTTGGTTCAGCATTTGCCGGAGCTCTCTCAATGGGATTTGGCTCGACTCTTATGGCACCTCATGGGGGAATCTTTGTATTTCCTGTAGTTGGACATCCCTTTCTGTATCTGATGGCATTAGTTCTTGGCACACTTGTGGCAGCCGGTATGCTGGGGCTATTAAAGAAAAGGATAACTGATTAA
- the ptsP gene encoding phosphoenolpyruvate--protein phosphotransferase: MQTFHGKSVFGGIAIGRILIYKKQEQQVKRSKITDCDAEIRRFRESRDKVIEQLKGLYEVALKKIGESEAAIFEIHQMMLEDMDYNESIESIIISQEVNAEYAVAATGDNFAQMFSNMDDDYMRGRAADVKDVSERLLGNLTGNENGCFSLEGPSILVAEDLVPSETVQLDKEKVLAFVTVKGSVNSHTAILARTMNIPALIGVELSEEVMGQMDGKIGIVDGFSGSFHLDPEESLSIELQKRMNAEDEKKRLLKDLRGKANITLDGKEIKLYANIGNSKDLAMVLQNDAAGIGLFRSEFIYLEKKEYPTEEEQFTIYKTVAQTMAGKKVIIRTLDIGADKQADYFKLDKEENPAMGCRAIRICLTRPEIFKTQLRALFRASAFGNIAIMYPMIISVEEVRRIREITKQVEEELNEQGIAYGLVEQGIMIETPAAVMVSEELAKEVDFFSIGTNDLTQYTLAIDRQNPQLDEFYDAHHPAVLRMIQMVIENAHKAGIWVGICGELGADAELTSTFLKMGVDELSVSPGYILPLRKIIRETDVSKL; this comes from the coding sequence ATGCAGACATTTCATGGAAAAAGTGTATTTGGCGGTATTGCTATTGGCAGAATACTTATTTATAAAAAGCAGGAACAGCAGGTAAAAAGAAGTAAAATTACTGATTGCGATGCGGAAATACGCCGTTTCAGAGAATCCAGGGATAAAGTAATTGAACAGTTGAAAGGACTTTACGAAGTAGCGTTGAAGAAAATCGGAGAATCAGAAGCGGCTATATTTGAAATACACCAGATGATGCTGGAAGATATGGATTATAACGAATCCATCGAGAGTATTATCATAAGCCAGGAGGTAAATGCAGAATATGCCGTAGCAGCTACGGGAGACAATTTTGCACAGATGTTCTCGAATATGGACGATGACTACATGCGTGGAAGAGCTGCAGATGTTAAGGATGTATCTGAACGGCTGTTAGGCAATCTTACCGGGAATGAGAATGGTTGTTTTTCACTGGAAGGACCCTCAATTCTTGTGGCGGAGGATTTGGTTCCCAGTGAGACCGTGCAGCTCGATAAGGAAAAAGTTCTTGCTTTTGTTACTGTCAAAGGCTCTGTCAACTCACATACGGCCATATTAGCCAGAACAATGAATATCCCCGCCTTGATTGGTGTTGAATTATCAGAGGAAGTAATGGGCCAGATGGATGGAAAGATCGGTATTGTAGATGGCTTTTCGGGCAGTTTCCACCTGGATCCGGAGGAATCTCTGAGCATTGAATTGCAAAAGAGAATGAATGCGGAAGATGAGAAAAAAAGACTTTTGAAAGACTTGCGCGGCAAGGCAAATATAACCCTTGACGGTAAGGAGATTAAACTCTATGCCAACATAGGCAACAGTAAGGATTTGGCGATGGTGCTGCAAAATGATGCCGCGGGAATTGGGCTGTTCCGCAGTGAATTTATATATCTGGAGAAAAAGGAATATCCTACGGAGGAAGAGCAGTTTACCATCTACAAGACTGTAGCGCAGACAATGGCAGGCAAGAAGGTCATTATCCGCACATTGGATATTGGTGCAGATAAACAGGCAGATTATTTTAAGTTAGATAAGGAAGAAAATCCAGCTATGGGCTGCCGAGCTATCCGTATATGTCTTACCAGACCGGAAATCTTTAAAACACAGCTGCGTGCTCTGTTCCGCGCAAGCGCTTTTGGAAATATTGCCATAATGTATCCTATGATTATTTCCGTCGAGGAAGTACGAAGGATTCGTGAGATAACAAAGCAGGTAGAGGAAGAACTAAATGAGCAGGGTATCGCTTATGGACTGGTGGAACAGGGGATTATGATTGAAACTCCTGCAGCTGTTATGGTGAGTGAAGAACTGGCAAAAGAGGTGGATTTCTTTAGTATTGGCACCAATGATCTTACTCAGTATACTTTGGCAATTGACAGACAGAATCCGCAATTGGATGAGTTCTATGATGCCCACCATCCTGCCGTGCTCAGGATGATTCAGATGGTAATTGAGAATGCTCATAAAGCGGGGATATGGGTAGGAATCTGTGGCGAACTGGGAGCAGATGCAGAACTTACTAGCACATTTCTTAAAATGGGAGTGGATGAGTTGTCTGTATCTCCCGGATACATTCTGCCTTTGCGAAAAATTATAAGAGAGACGGATGTAAGTAAACTATAA
- a CDS encoding IS3 family transposase, which produces MQELLAEGKGYSLSSLCQLGKISRSAYYKWLNHEDNPNDKLNKELAERIEAIHDKHPDMGYRRIRDSLEHDDNINVNDKRVLRICRKKKIRSNLKYRNNGCTKSAADPAYTAENILNREFNAGSSNEKWVTDVTEFKYGTSIDHIRKLYLSVILDLCDRRPVAYIINDHNDNKLVFDTFDDALVANPGAHPLLHSDRGYQYTSKVFHQKLVDAGMTQSMSRVAHCIDNGPMEGFWGILKREMYYGKKFHTREALVNAITEYMDYYTNKRPQRKLGVLTPMEYHQKLLLAA; this is translated from the coding sequence ATCCAAGAACTCTTGGCAGAAGGAAAAGGATATTCTCTTTCTTCACTATGTCAGTTAGGGAAAATAAGCCGTTCTGCTTATTATAAATGGTTGAACCACGAAGATAACCCAAATGATAAGCTAAACAAAGAGCTGGCAGAACGCATTGAGGCAATTCATGACAAACATCCCGATATGGGTTATCGCAGAATCCGTGATTCACTTGAGCATGATGATAATATCAATGTCAATGATAAAAGAGTACTTCGTATATGCAGGAAGAAAAAGATCCGATCAAACTTAAAATATCGGAACAATGGTTGCACAAAATCAGCGGCTGATCCTGCTTATACGGCTGAAAATATCCTGAACCGTGAATTTAACGCTGGCAGCTCCAATGAAAAATGGGTAACTGATGTCACTGAATTTAAGTATGGGACAAGCATTGATCACATACGTAAACTATATTTAAGTGTAATACTTGATCTTTGCGACCGTCGTCCTGTTGCCTATATTATTAATGATCATAATGATAATAAACTTGTATTTGACACGTTTGACGATGCTCTCGTTGCTAATCCCGGAGCACATCCTCTGCTTCATAGCGATCGTGGGTATCAGTATACCTCTAAAGTATTTCATCAAAAGCTGGTCGATGCTGGCATGACACAAAGTATGTCCCGTGTCGCACACTGTATAGATAATGGTCCAATGGAAGGATTCTGGGGAATCCTCAAACGAGAGATGTATTACGGTAAGAAATTCCATACCAGAGAAGCACTTGTTAATGCAATCACTGAATATATGGATTATTACACAAATAAACGACCTCAAAGAAAGTTAGGGGTATTAACGCCAATGGAATATCACCAAAAACTATTATTAGCTGCATGA
- a CDS encoding helix-turn-helix domain-containing protein, producing the protein MSREKFSKELKLEAIKEYVSGGISLYKLAQKYGSGFKTVQRWYDNYQKFGEEAFEGTHHSPNYSADFKKQVVNEYLAGGTSYKEVALKYGIYAPTTVLKWVKQYNNHVELTDSRLEGVFHMVNGNGRKTTLEEKTKIVEDCTQNQYNYAETAKKYDVSYQQVYSWVHRYKEKGLSGLADRRGKKKPEEEMTELDKLRLENRMLKAQAINQQMEIDFLKKLEEVERRRF; encoded by the coding sequence ATGTCTAGGGAAAAATTCAGTAAAGAATTAAAACTTGAAGCAATAAAGGAGTATGTTTCAGGAGGAATATCATTATATAAGCTTGCCCAAAAGTATGGTTCAGGTTTTAAGACTGTTCAGAGATGGTATGATAATTATCAGAAGTTTGGAGAAGAAGCTTTTGAAGGAACTCATCACAGTCCGAATTATTCTGCAGACTTTAAGAAGCAGGTGGTTAATGAATATTTAGCAGGCGGCACATCTTATAAAGAGGTGGCATTGAAATACGGAATTTATGCACCAACTACTGTACTTAAATGGGTTAAGCAGTATAATAATCATGTAGAACTTACCGATTCTCGATTAGAAGGAGTGTTTCACATGGTTAATGGCAATGGCCGCAAAACAACACTGGAAGAAAAAACTAAAATCGTAGAGGATTGCACTCAGAATCAATATAATTATGCAGAGACTGCTAAGAAATATGATGTTTCTTATCAACAGGTTTATTCCTGGGTACATCGCTATAAGGAAAAGGGATTAAGTGGCTTAGCTGACCGACGAGGAAAAAAGAAGCCAGAAGAAGAAATGACGGAACTTGATAAACTGCGACTAGAGAACCGAATGCTGAAGGCTCAAGCGATAAATCAGCAGATGGAGATAGATTTCTTAAAAAAACTCGAAGAAGTCGAGAGGAGGCGATTTTAG
- a CDS encoding DeoR/GlpR family DNA-binding transcription regulator codes for MLTKKRFEEILRLLDEKGTVTLQELKESLGTSESTIRRDLTTLHNSGKLVKVFGGAISANAHYRTRDIEVIDRKELNKEEKLKIARYSANLIRQDDFVYLDAGTTTGYMIDFIQTKEATFVTNGVIHAQRLAAAGFHVILIGGELKSSTEAVVGSEALLHLQRYHFTVGFWGTNGVNHTSGFSTPDNNEAMIKQIAMEQTRRAYVLCDHSKFGQISTVTFGDLRRAAIITDRVDIQEYKNLENLIILDKQ; via the coding sequence ATGCTGACAAAGAAAAGGTTTGAGGAAATTTTGAGACTATTGGACGAAAAGGGAACAGTAACACTGCAGGAATTAAAGGAAAGTCTGGGGACATCCGAATCAACTATTCGAAGGGATCTGACGACTCTTCATAACAGCGGGAAGTTGGTGAAAGTATTTGGGGGTGCTATATCTGCAAATGCGCATTATCGTACCAGAGATATTGAAGTAATTGACCGTAAGGAATTGAACAAGGAGGAGAAGCTGAAGATAGCTAGGTATAGTGCCAACCTGATAAGACAGGATGATTTTGTGTATTTGGATGCAGGTACTACTACCGGATATATGATAGATTTTATACAGACCAAAGAGGCTACCTTTGTTACAAATGGAGTTATCCATGCACAACGCCTGGCAGCGGCTGGTTTTCATGTGATTTTAATTGGGGGAGAGCTGAAGTCATCAACGGAGGCAGTAGTGGGAAGTGAGGCGCTGCTGCATTTGCAACGCTATCATTTTACCGTTGGGTTTTGGGGTACCAATGGGGTGAACCATACCAGCGGTTTTTCTACTCCGGATAATAATGAAGCTATGATAAAGCAAATTGCAATGGAACAGACCCGCCGGGCATACGTTCTATGTGATCATTCCAAATTCGGTCAGATTAGCACTGTTACCTTTGGAGATCTTCGACGAGCAGCAATTATTACGGACAGGGTTGATATTCAAGAGTACAAGAACCTGGAAAATCTTATTATATTGGATAAACAGTAA
- a CDS encoding class I SAM-dependent methyltransferase: protein MDTMNYPEQYYNNYDEEGRLLKRYGRIEYITTMKYIHKFLPEREKVSCRILEAGAGTGRYSIALAQEGYTVDSVELVEHNLNILKSKIKEEYHITARQGNVLDLSAFEDDTFDMTLVLGPMYHLYSEEEKRRALTEAIRVTKPKGYIMVAYCMNEATILQYCFIENHLQECMNKNMLTEDFHCISKPEDLFEIVRIEDINRFTKGLNVERIHLVATDGATNYMRDIIENMGEDLYEQYIRYHLSICERQDLIGATNHSLDILRKE from the coding sequence ATGGATACAATGAATTATCCGGAACAGTATTATAATAATTATGACGAGGAGGGAAGACTGCTTAAGCGGTATGGAAGGATTGAATATATCACAACGATGAAATACATCCACAAATTTCTACCGGAGAGAGAGAAGGTCTCCTGCAGGATTTTGGAAGCAGGAGCCGGAACCGGCAGATATTCCATAGCACTGGCGCAAGAGGGTTATACCGTTGATTCTGTTGAGCTGGTGGAGCATAACCTAAATATATTGAAGTCAAAGATAAAAGAAGAGTATCATATTACCGCAAGACAGGGGAATGTACTGGATTTGTCTGCCTTTGAAGATGATACCTTTGATATGACCCTGGTCCTTGGACCGATGTACCACCTCTATTCCGAAGAGGAGAAGAGAAGGGCACTGACAGAAGCTATTCGGGTCACAAAGCCTAAAGGGTATATTATGGTAGCTTATTGTATGAATGAAGCAACAATCCTTCAGTATTGCTTTATTGAAAATCATTTACAGGAATGTATGAATAAAAATATGCTGACAGAAGATTTTCATTGTATATCAAAACCGGAGGATCTGTTTGAAATTGTACGAATAGAAGATATTAACCGCTTTACGAAAGGGCTTAATGTAGAGAGAATCCACTTAGTTGCCACGGATGGAGCAACGAATTATATGAGGGATATCATAGAGAATATGGGGGAAGACCTCTATGAACAATACATAAGGTATCACCTGTCTATATGTGAAAGGCAGGATTTAATTGGTGCTACGAATCATAGTCTGGATATATTAAGAAAAGAGTAG
- the pfkB gene encoding 1-phosphofructokinase yields the protein MIYTITFNPALDYIVSVDDFQLGKTNRTTEETILAGGKGINVSIVLRNLGFDSTMLGFIAGFTGEEIRRRLVETGYHTELIPIKGTSRINIKLKSYDGTEINGLGPEIDSENLQMLLHRLDKLQPEDILVLGGSIPESIPDSIYKDIMVRLSDKNILIVVDATKDLLLNVLENRPFLIKPNNHELGEMFGVTLNKRSEVIPYARKLQERGARNVLVSLAGNGAILISEKGEVFESPAPKGRLVNAVGAGDSMVAGFLAGWLESGDYGKAFRMGVAAGSASAFSELFATREQVDELLNQI from the coding sequence ATGATTTATACAATTACCTTTAATCCAGCTTTGGATTATATCGTGTCAGTAGATGACTTTCAGTTGGGGAAAACGAATCGCACCACAGAGGAGACGATTTTGGCAGGCGGGAAGGGCATCAATGTATCTATAGTTCTTAGGAATTTAGGCTTTGACAGTACTATGCTGGGCTTTATAGCAGGTTTTACAGGTGAAGAAATCCGCCGCAGGTTAGTGGAAACAGGTTATCATACGGAATTAATACCTATCAAAGGTACAAGCCGTATTAACATAAAATTAAAATCTTATGATGGGACTGAAATTAATGGTCTGGGGCCGGAGATTGACTCAGAGAACCTTCAAATGCTTCTGCATCGCCTTGATAAACTGCAACCGGAAGATATTCTGGTACTTGGCGGAAGCATTCCCGAAAGTATTCCCGATTCTATTTATAAGGACATCATGGTAAGGCTATCAGATAAAAATATTCTGATTGTAGTAGATGCTACTAAAGATCTGCTTCTGAATGTTCTGGAGAACAGACCTTTTCTTATCAAGCCGAATAATCATGAACTGGGTGAAATGTTTGGTGTAACCTTAAATAAACGAAGTGAGGTCATTCCTTATGCACGGAAATTGCAAGAACGAGGGGCACGAAATGTGCTGGTATCGCTGGCAGGGAATGGTGCCATCCTGATTTCGGAGAAAGGTGAGGTTTTTGAAAGCCCGGCACCAAAGGGCAGGTTAGTCAATGCAGTAGGAGCAGGAGATTCTATGGTGGCAGGTTTTCTGGCAGGATGGCTGGAGTCAGGAGACTATGGGAAGGCTTTTCGTATGGGTGTTGCAGCAGGAAGCGCCAGTGCATTTTCAGAGTTGTTTGCAACCAGGGAGCAAGTCGATGAATTGTTAAATCAGATATAA
- the ymfI gene encoding elongation factor P 5-aminopentanone reductase, translating to MNSKTVLITGASRGIGKAIALRFAKEGFRIAITCKNSKSELLRTKAEIESMGSPCLAYVGDMGSYPAVKELFSLITKTFGSVHILVNNAGISHIGLFTETDPTVWNTIINSNLTSVYNCCHQTVPDMVRAKSGKIINISSVWGVCGASCEVAYSASKGGMNAFTKALAKELAPSNIQVNAIACGAIDTSMNSFLSKADKESLTEEIPANRLGKAEEVAELTWQLAAGNDYLNGQVIALDGAWI from the coding sequence ATGAATTCCAAAACTGTATTGATAACCGGTGCCTCCAGAGGTATCGGAAAAGCTATTGCCTTACGCTTTGCAAAGGAAGGCTTTCGTATTGCCATCACCTGTAAAAACAGCAAAAGCGAACTGCTCCGCACAAAAGCAGAAATCGAAAGCATGGGTTCCCCCTGCTTGGCTTACGTTGGTGATATGGGCAGCTATCCTGCAGTGAAGGAACTCTTTTCGTTAATCACTAAGACTTTTGGCTCGGTGCACATATTAGTGAACAATGCCGGCATCTCCCATATAGGCTTATTTACAGAAACAGATCCCACTGTCTGGAATACTATTATCAACTCCAATTTAACTTCGGTCTATAACTGCTGCCATCAGACCGTACCGGATATGGTAAGAGCCAAGTCAGGCAAAATCATTAATATTTCCTCCGTCTGGGGCGTCTGCGGTGCATCCTGTGAAGTAGCCTATTCCGCTTCCAAGGGCGGCATGAATGCCTTTACCAAAGCGCTTGCAAAGGAACTTGCACCAAGTAATATACAGGTAAATGCCATAGCCTGCGGTGCAATAGATACCTCTATGAATTCTTTTCTTTCAAAAGCAGACAAAGAGTCTCTGACAGAAGAAATACCTGCAAACCGGCTGGGAAAGGCTGAAGAAGTGGCGGAACTTACCTGGCAGTTAGCCGCCGGAAATGATTATCTGAACGGACAAGTGATTGCACTGGATGGAGCATGGATCTAA
- a CDS encoding MarR family transcriptional regulator gives MKNITDNDTKLENLMKEIEQLLYDAVTRHQSDMDAEKQWMLLNCSNTLLSKTAKELSMITLHILDAIGRFQPVNSITITKKTDIPKGTVSKNIRKLLSSELIVKVPLPDNKKEAVFYLTSSGKELYELHRSLHQKFDGEFYEFLKRYNTQELQFLVRFLKDFQGLTWTGAPSGN, from the coding sequence ATGAAAAACATTACAGACAATGATACGAAATTAGAAAATCTCATGAAAGAGATTGAACAGCTCCTTTATGACGCTGTAACCAGGCATCAGTCGGATATGGATGCGGAAAAGCAATGGATGCTTTTGAACTGTTCAAATACTTTATTATCAAAGACTGCAAAAGAGTTATCGATGATAACCCTTCATATCTTAGATGCAATCGGGCGGTTTCAGCCGGTTAACAGTATTACGATTACAAAGAAAACGGATATTCCCAAAGGCACTGTTTCAAAAAATATCAGAAAACTTCTTTCGTCAGAATTAATTGTAAAAGTTCCTTTGCCGGACAATAAAAAAGAAGCAGTGTTTTATCTTACTTCCTCCGGAAAGGAATTATATGAACTGCATAGGTCCCTGCACCAAAAATTTGATGGTGAATTCTATGAATTCTTAAAGCGGTATAATACTCAGGAACTGCAATTTCTGGTACGATTTCTAAAGGATTTTCAGGGCCTGACCTGGACTGGTGCACCCTCCGGCAATTAG